Proteins encoded within one genomic window of Siniperca chuatsi isolate FFG_IHB_CAS linkage group LG4, ASM2008510v1, whole genome shotgun sequence:
- the edc4 gene encoding enhancer of mRNA-decapping protein 4 isoform X1 gives MASNSNMDIEGATQHLRDILKLDRPGNSTDAQSSDGLRMPSFNGELNGLLGAAGLLGSSDRSTMSESTRPISTDISSAQETQIICLSGDGSTCIPITSNSVEIVASQDSSINSKARGSNKVKIQPVAKYDWEHKYYYGRLIAVSNSFLAYAIRGANNHAMIRVLSVGFAERSLLKGFTGAVTDLAFAHLDSSLLGCVDEAGNLMVWQLTCTGSKILDQVVVHIRRPEDTPLNSHRRLIWCPFIQDDNEENQDDTSQTLALLHEDRAEVWDLELLRANNSSWPIDATDLKEGLITIKGHTQRVSEGALSPDGTVLATASHDGYIKFWQIYIEGGQDKPRCLHELRPHRGRPLSCLLFCDNHKRQDPEVPFWRFLITGADQNQELKMWCTVSWTCLQTIRFSPDLFNSSVLPSLKASLDLSAEYLILTDVQRKVLYVMELRQDLEKGKATFTAVSEFLLTHPVLSFGVREVAYSRLRHTEVLPAEEESESLTTEGTQGPTESKSGIQIKLYCVHTKSLQDVQIWFQPNLSSSSAVFLPHSDSQDGFAGFSDHLTDQSSDKESGSGSQTDLRKIPSLPAPTDFLSNSATNSGTMPKLMTPDAFMTPSTSVPASPGSSASSLTIVTAISSNSDSTNRAIDDVSQSPNRAENNNNSSSSLALSTSSPRAASAVLLPGLENLQALESPSGPLTLDSPQILDSPLLPPLASPTRARSPDVISSASTAMSQDMPEIASQTLQLQRGLVSNLEPLPLSALQTDSMASAASALHLLTSPRTANNNSLLPLELGGADGPVGGAVESEPRLSHTPSLLENALSQENPGVGGGSSDGNGSHTPWPAAPDITRETRNSLRDNGLGDCSREESKDRHLSSPYHRHSYHLTQNDSQDGGAEQSDPDDEVASLASSSGNCGTRSSHRLPVKDWKTSPRGSPKVKRKTKKDDCESSLSRQMDSGQMNAEVQDELLMLLRSQQRELTELRGQIEAMQSSIMAQVEHVLTNHQEQEQRRLEQVLAESQNHQQQLQEQLSQQLSHTLSSVLTNRMDKVLREEMKKIVPQTISKSLEPVTGQLSNTIAAKLTAVEVTLKDNVSKVVKSKNTTDAIGRAAAEAMQGPIQAAYKDAFQSIVLPVFERGCQSMFQQINDSFKQGTQEYIQQLETHMNNRKQREQETRDPMIGQLQQMIDSFQSSTDQLATNITTNVRAEVQHQIQMMVGNLQESILSHVQRIVKGEVSLAMKEQQAVVTSSIMQAMRSAASTPVPTAHLDYQTQQANILQLLQQGQLNQAFQQALSATDLNLVLYVCETIDSQQVFGQHPCPLSQPVLLSLIQQLSSNLTTRSELKISYLEDAVMNLDHSDPLTRDHMAAVLAQVRPKLFAFLQQDPHSPLSKRARRLMMMLQGLVNH, from the exons ATGCACAATCAAGTGACGGTCTGAGAATGCCGTCTTTCAATGGAGAGCTGAATGGGTTATTGGGAGCAGCAGGTCTTCTAGGAAGCAGTGATCGCTCAACCATGTCAGAATCTACCAGACCCATTTCCACAGACATCAGCAGCGCCCAGGAGACTCAGATAAT CTGCCTTTCAGGTGATGGCTCCACCTGTATCCCCATCACCTCCAACAGTGTGGAGATTGTGGCGAGTCAAGATTCCAGCATCAACAGCAAGGCTCGTGGCAGCAACAAG gtGAAGATTCAACCTGTTGCCAAGTACGACTGGGAACACAAGTATTATTATGGAAGACTGATAGCCGTGTCCAACTCCTTCCTGGCCTACGCCATCAGAG GAGCCAACAACCATGCAATGATTCGTGTCCTGAGTGTGGGTTTTGCTGAGCGCTCCCTACTGAAGGGCTTCACTGGAGCTGTCACAGATCTGGCTTTTGCCCACCTCGACTCCTCCCTGTTGGGTTGTGTAGATGAAGCGGGCAACCTGATGGTCTGGCAGCTCACCTGCACTGGAAGCAAGATACT TGATCAGGTGGTGGTTCATATCCGACGGCCAGAGGATACGCCGCTGAACTCCCACCGTCGCCTCATCTGGTGCCCGTTCATCCAGGATGACAATGAGGAGAACCAGGATGACACCAGCCAGACTTTAGCCCTTCTACATGAAGACAGG GCTGAGGTGTGGGACCTGGAACTCTTGAGAGCCAACAACAGTAGTTGGCCCATTGATGCCACAGATCTAAAAGAAGGCCTCATCACAATCAAGGGACATACCCAG CGAGTCAGTGAAGGGGCCCTGTCTCCAGATGGAACCGTGTTAGCCACAGCCAGCCATGATGGATACATCAAGTTCTGGCAGATATACATAGAAGGGGGACAGGACAAACCGAG ATGTCTTCATGAATTGCGGCCTCACAGAGGACGTCCCCTCTCCTGCCTTCTTTTCTGTGACAACCACAAGAGACAGGACCCCGA GGTTCCTTTCTGGCGGTTCCTGATTACTGGAGCAGATCAGAACCAGGAGTTAAAAATGTGGTGCACTGTTTCCTGGACCTGTTTACAGACCATCAG gttttctcCAGATCTGTTCAACTCATCAGTTCTGCCAAGTCTGAAGGCCAGTCTGGACCTCTCTGCTGAGTATCTCATTCTCACTGACGTACAGAGGAAG GTTCTGTATGTGATGGAGCTGCGGCAGGACCTGGAGAAAGGCAAGGCCACTTTCACAGCGGTATCAGAGTTCCTGCTGACCCACCCTGTTCTCAGTTTTGGGGTTCGGGAAGTCGCCTACAGCCGATTGCGACACACTGAGGTCCTccctgcagaggaggagagtgagagtCTCACAACAG AGGGCACTCAAGGACCCACAGAGTCCAAGTCTGGGATCCAAATTAAACTCTACTGTGTTCACACCAA gagtCTGCAGGATGTCCAGATCTGGTTTCAGCCTAACTTGAGTTCCAGCTCTGCAGTCTTCCTGCCCCATTCTGATTCTCAGGATGGTTTTG CAGGATTTTCAGACCATCTCACTGACCAGAGCTCTGACAAGGAATCGGGAAGTGGATCCCAGACCGACCTAAGGAAGATCCCATCGCTTCCTGCTCCCACTGACTTCCTGTCAAACTCGGCCACCAACAGCGGGACGATGCCCAAGCTGATGACTCCCGATGCCTTCATGACACCAAGTACTTCG gttccagcttctcctggCAGCAGCGCCAGCAGTCTGACCATTGTGACAGCTATCAGCAGCAACTCTGACTCAACTAACAG AGCTATAGACGATGTCAGTCAGAGTCCTAACAGAGcagagaacaacaacaacagtagcaGTAGTCTGGCGCTCTCCACCAGCAGCCCAAGAGCTGCTTCTGCTGTACTGCTGCCTGGACTGGAGAACCTACAG gctTTAGAGTCCCCAAGTGGTCCTCTTACACTTGACAGTCCTCAGATTCTGGATTCTCCCCTCCTGCCACCTCTGGCCTCTCCGACCAGGGCTCGCTCCCCTGATGTCATCTCCTCAGCCTCCACAGCCATGTCCCAGGACATGCCAGAGATTGCATCCCAGACCCTGCAGCTTCAGCGTGGACTAGTGTCCAACTTGGAGCCCTTACCTCTTTCTGCTCTCCAGACTGACAGCAtggcctctgctgcatctgCCCTGCACCTACTCACCTCACCACGCACAGCCAACAACAACAG TCTGTTGCCCCTCGAACTCGGAGGTGCAGATGGGCCAGTGGGTGGGGCAGTAGAGTCAGAGCCCAGACTCAGCCACACCCCATCTCTACTTGAGAATGCCTTATCACAGGAGAACCCTGGGGTTGGAGGAGGGTCCTCAGATGGTAACGGTAGCCACACACCTTGGCCAGCTGCGCCTGACATCACTAGAGAAACCAGGAACAGTCTCAGGGACAATGGTCTTGGAGACTG TTCAAGAGAGGAGTCGAAGGACAGACACTTGAGCTCACCTTACCATCGACACTCCTATCACCTCACACAGAATGACAGTCAGGACGGTGGCGCAGAGCAGAG TGACCCTGATGATGAGGTGGCCAGCCTGGCATCGTCCTCAGGGAATTGTGGCACTCGTTCGTCTCACAGACTACCAGTTAAGGACTGGAAGACTTCACCACGAGGCTCGCCAAAAGTAAAAAGGAAGACCAAGAAAGATGACTG TGAATCGTCTCTGTCCAGGCAAATGGACTCTGGTCAG ATGAATGCAGAAGTACAGGACGAGTTGTTGATGCTCCTGCGTAGCCAGCAGAGGGAGTTAACTGAACTGCGTGGCCAGATTGAAGCCATGCAGAGCTCCATTATGGCTCAGGTAGAACACGTCCTGACCAACCACCAGGAACAAGAAC AGCGCAGACTAGAACAAGTTCTTGCAGAGAGTCAgaatcatcagcagcagcttcaggaaCAACTCAGCCAGCAGCTCAGCCACACCCTCAGCTCGGTGCTAACCAACAGAATGGACAAAGTGCTGCgagaggaaatgaagaaaatagTCCCGCAAA CAATCTCTAAGAGTCTGGAGCCAGTGACAGGTCAGCTGAGCAATACAATTGCTGCTAAGCTGACTGCTGTGGAGGTCACCCTTAAGGACAATGTTAGCAAGGTGGTCAAATCAAAG AACACAACGGATGCAATTGGTCGAGCAGCAGCTGAAGCGATGCAGGGGCCCATCCAGGCAGCCTATAAAGACGCCTTTCAGAGCATTGTGTTGCCCGTTTTTGAAAGAGGCTGCCAGTCCATGTTTCAACAAATCAACGACAGCTTTAAACAAGGCACACAAGAAT ACATCCAACAGCTTGAGACCCATATGAATAACCgaaagcagagagagcaggagacaCGAGACCCCATGATTGGCCAGCTCCAGCAAATGATTGACAGCTTCCAGAGCTCCACTGATCAGCTGGCCACTAACATCACAACTAATGTCCGGGCCGAGGTCCAGCACCAGATCCAGATGATGGTGGGAAA TTTGCAGGAGTCTATTCTTAGCCATGTGCAGCGAATTGTCAAAGGGGAGGTAAGTCTGGCAATGAAGGAGCAGCAGGCTGTGGTCACCTCTAGCATCATGCAGGCAATGAGGTCAGCGGCCAGCACACCCGTCCCCACAGCACACCTAGACTACCAGACACAGCAAGCCAACatcctgcagctcctccagcagGGCCAGCTTAACCAGGCTTTCcagcag GCTCTGTCAGCGACAGATCTGAACTTGGTCTTGTATGTATGTGAGACCATCGACTCTcagcaggtgtttggtcagcaCCCCTGCCCTCTCAGCCAGCCCGTGCTGCTGTCGCTCATCCAGCAGCTCTCCTCCAACCTTACAACCCGCTCTGAGCTCAAAATCAG CTACCTGGAGGATGCAGTGATGAATCTGGACCACAGCGACCCGCTGACAAGAGACCACATGGCCGCCGTGTTGGCCCAGGTCAGACCGAAGCTCTTTGCCTTCCTGCAACAGGACCCCCACAGCCCGCTCAGCAAGAGGGCGCGGCGCCTGATGATGATGCTGCAGGGTCTCGTCAACCACTAG